The stretch of DNA ATGATGTATCCTCCCTAAAAATCGCTCGCCACAGGCAACCGCGCCTGCGACCAACGTGCCGAGGATAACAATCAGCAAGAGATCGCGCCAGACTGCCTAAACTACCCAGCTATGCGCGCTGGCCCTGTTGTACGCGAAGCTCGTGGCCCCTTTCGGATCCCACTTTGTCATTGCCACCAAGAAATCTCGCGCAGCCTCGCCGTATCGCCGCTCGCCGGTGATGCAATACGCGAACGCCAGGGTCGCAGCACCGTCCGCTACGGCAACCACACGTTGCCGATTACCCCACCAGATCACTTTCCACGCACCGCTTTTTCGCAGCATGCCCTTAGGATACTTCGGCGGTTCGCTGAGATCGGGAGGCGACGCCAGTAGCCGGTCGGCGGATCGTTGAATCGCTTGCCATTGAGTTCCGAGGTCGGACTCAGCCAATTGGCGATAGCGAGCCAAAGTTTCGGGCCGCATAAATAGACGTGGCCGCTCTGTCGGTAGCCGGGACTTTAGTTCCTCGACCTTGGGCTGAGGATACGGCGTCGCATCAGGTAGGATGGTGAACTGTCGCGGTCTGCTCCATGCGCTCGCTTCGCCATCCTCGCCAACCGCACGATACCGCCAGAACAGTTTGCCGGCGGGGAGAATCTGCGGCGGACAGTGGGAGGACCACTGGCTACCCGCGTCGTAGGCGAGGTCACGAAACTCGCGATCCGTACTGACTTGAAGCCGGTACGAGGTTGCACGATCGTCCTGGCGCCATGTAAATGCCGGCGGATTCAGCTCGCAATCTGTCTCGCTGCTTGGCCGAAAGCCCCATTCGCCAGGTTCCGCGGGCTGTTCATGGAGTTCCCAAGCCGATGACGCGCCCGACTCAAGGCACATCAGCACTACAGCAGATAAAAATCGCAAGATGAAACTTCGCTTGTGAGCCAAAAACATTGCGATCCTCACAGGTGAATGGATGTCCTTGGAGAGTCGGTTGCCACCGTATTTGAATACTGAACGACCTCAGCTTGGATTGCCGCTGCTGGCGACTTGCTCGTTGCGGATGTCAGCCAACAGCCCCACGCCATGATACCGCTGCCGAGAAGCAGTGTGGCAATTCCTGCGACGAGTAGGCAGCGAGCCAGACGGCCGGTTCCTTTCCACTCGCCTAGCAAGATCCCCCACATACTGCCAAGTGCTACGCAAAGCGCCACATGAACTGGCAAGTTCGTAAAACTCAGCATACCCATCTGCGGGGTCGCCAAGCCATAAAAAAAGAATTCCGAATACGCCACTGTGCCCGCTAGCAGGCAGAATAAATAGTTGCGCGGCAACGAAATACACCGGGTGTTGAAATAATCCCGTCCGGTTCCATTGCGGAAATTTAAACCCACACACCACGCGATGTTGGTCAACCCTCCGGACGTGAGAACAATCGCCATTGTCAAGCTGTTGGCCCATTCTTTGCTGGCGTTATGTTCCAGTGCCAGCGCTTCGATCGGATCGGTGCTCGTCATCGCCAGTCCGATGCCGACGCTACCGATCCCCGAAATGAGCGAAGCAGAAATTCCCTTGTAGAAGTTGAAATCACGAACGGCTTCGTGCTTCGCAGCGTTGGGCAACTCACGGTTTTTTTGCCAACCAGCCAAGCCACAGAGTACTACGCCCAATAACATGACCGGAAGCGCCGATAGCGAGACTTTGCCAGCGGTAGTCGCAATGGTTTGCATTAAGGTTTCTTGCCCTGCAAGGCTGGGCAGCAAATCTGGCCACAGGCTTTTGACCATTGCCGGCGCCAATCCACTCAAGGCGATGATCAGCCCGAGTGACACACTATATCCACCGGCAAAGCCAAGATAGCGAATCGACAATCCAAAAGCCAAGTTGCCAATTCCCCAACCGATGCCCATCGCGCCGGCGGCCCAAAAAGCACGTTGCCGAACGATTTGCTGCAGAATTTCTACGAGATCAGGCACCGCGATTGCCGCTACCAGCCATGGCCATACAACCCATAGCATCGCGCCACCTACGAGCCAATAGCTTTCCCATGCCCAATTGCGCACGCGCAGGAAAAATATGTAGAAGCTGGCAGCCCCCAATGCGCCAATGGCATGAAACAAAATGGCCAGCAAGGGATTGAACTGCATAGTAAAAATCGGAGCGATGATCGTGCTTTTGTTGGTTAGTACCTTTCTACGACCGAACGGTCTATCTTCGAGTCACAAAATAAGAGAATGCGAAAGATACGGAATGTGACCGAAATGGCATCAACCGCTGGCAGGCTAAATGGAGGT from Pirellulales bacterium encodes:
- a CDS encoding DUF4962 domain-containing protein, yielding MRFLSAVVLMCLESGASSAWELHEQPAEPGEWGFRPSSETDCELNPPAFTWRQDDRATSYRLQVSTDREFRDLAYDAGSQWSSHCPPQILPAGKLFWRYRAVGEDGEASAWSRPRQFTILPDATPYPQPKVEELKSRLPTERPRLFMRPETLARYRQLAESDLGTQWQAIQRSADRLLASPPDLSEPPKYPKGMLRKSGAWKVIWWGNRQRVVAVADGAATLAFAYCITGERRYGEAARDFLVAMTKWDPKGATSFAYNRASAHSWVV